A part of Argonema galeatum A003/A1 genomic DNA contains:
- a CDS encoding Uma2 family endonuclease: MTQAIPKKVTFNEFIAWYPENSEHRYELHNGVIVEKLKPTGEHSELGGFLSFEIGLQCRNSQLPYFIPKECVVKPFRV; encoded by the coding sequence ATGACACAAGCCATACCTAAAAAAGTCACGTTTAACGAATTCATCGCCTGGTATCCAGAAAACTCAGAACACCGCTACGAACTGCACAACGGGGTAATCGTTGAAAAGCTAAAACCAACAGGCGAACATTCAGAACTTGGTGGCTTTCTCAGCTTCGAGATAGGTCTTCAGTGTCGCAACAGTCAACTTCCTTATTTTATTCCCAAAGAATGCGTAGTTAAACCCTTTCGCGTTTAG
- a CDS encoding NfeD family protein: protein MESIKSILSRIIQQNSAIKSAVDYDNFLTGEATVITVEPPKQRPYWFGRVAFRGSYWNARTLSPTTLEEGDICEVIGNSNITLIIQPFSQLQSVQVQK, encoded by the coding sequence ATGGAATCGATTAAATCAATTCTCTCTCGCATTATACAGCAAAATTCGGCAATTAAATCAGCCGTTGATTATGACAATTTCCTTACCGGAGAAGCAACTGTTATCACAGTGGAACCGCCAAAACAGCGACCTTATTGGTTTGGCAGAGTTGCCTTTAGGGGTTCCTATTGGAATGCTCGAACCTTATCCCCTACAACACTAGAAGAAGGGGATATCTGCGAAGTGATTGGCAACTCGAATATTACCCTGATTATTCAACCATTTTCTCAGCTTCAATCTGTGCAAGTCCAGAAATAG